Proteins encoded together in one Impatiens glandulifera chromosome 1, dImpGla2.1, whole genome shotgun sequence window:
- the LOC124912068 gene encoding uncharacterized protein LOC124912068, whose amino-acid sequence MANDSLKFSMRSIIERNKLNGTNFLDWERNLRIILRSEGREDVLTTPIPKVTDTSSDEEKATATQLKTEALPVTCLMLAAMEPDLQKRFLSSDAYTITTELKTLFQDQARIERYETHKAILDSRLVKGKPVSPHVISLTGLFKRMEDLGTPYDQELATDIVLRSLHDGFAPFRMQYHMNGLKHDLNELHNLLKNAEGNITDDKRKEVLNVNSGKGFKKMAKNKNNYQRKGKQVAKPKGDEKPRVASEHDCFIVRPRVTGRETVPNILKIRRTEL is encoded by the coding sequence ATGGCAAACGATAGTTTGAAATTCTCCATGCGCTCCATTATTGAGAGAAACAAGTTAAATGGGACTAATTTCCTAGATTGGGAAAGGAATCTGAGGATAATTCTGAGGTCCGAGGGACGTGAGGACGTTCTTACTACCCCTATTCCAAAAGTGACTGATACCTCGTCTGACGAGGAGAAGGCAACAGCAACCCAATTGAAAACTGAGGCTTTACCTGTCACTTGCTTAATGCTTGCTGCAATGGAACCTGATTTGCAGAAGAGGTTTTTGAGTTCCGATGCTTATACCATCACAACTGAGCTGAAAACTCTGTTTCAGGATCAGGCAAGGATTGAACGATATGAAACTCACAAGGCTATACTTGATAGCAGACTTGTGAAAGGGAAACCCGTAAGTCCTCATGTGATTAGTCTAACTGGGCTGTTCAAGAGGATGGAAGATTTGGGGACCCCTTATGACCAAGAGTTGGCCACGGATATCGTTCTTAGATCCTTACACGATGGTTTTGCACCTTTTAGAAtgcaataccatatgaatggACTAAAGCATGATCTAAATGAACTCCACAACCTGCTTAAAAATGCAGAAGGCAATATCACTGATGACAAGAGGAAGGAAGTTCTGAATGTCAATAGTGGGAAGGGTTTTAAGAAAATGGctaagaataaaaacaattacCAAAGAAAAGGTAAACAAGTTGCAAAACCCAAGGGTGATGAGAAGCCAAGAGTAGCTTCTGAACATGATTGTTTTATTGTAAGGCCAAGGGTCACTGGAAGAGAAACTGTCCCAAATATCTTGAAGATAAGAAGAACGGAACTGTGA